From a single Shewanella donghaensis genomic region:
- a CDS encoding DUF2238 domain-containing protein: MNKKIIWVVIFAAVLLWSVSSPKDMFTWWLEALPALIALPILILTRKKFPLTPMAYILILVHCCVLMVGAKYTYAEVPWFDWLAEVMGSDRNNYDKVGHIAQGFIPVILAREVMLRNHVLQPGYWCQFLSVCFVLAFSAFYELIEWWVAIGTGEDAEAFLGTQGYIWDTQSDMFMALLGGISALVLLTKWHNKQLASLKSM; encoded by the coding sequence TTGAATAAGAAAATTATATGGGTTGTGATTTTCGCCGCAGTGCTGCTTTGGTCTGTTAGTTCTCCTAAAGATATGTTTACTTGGTGGTTAGAGGCACTTCCTGCACTTATTGCTTTGCCAATACTCATTCTTACACGCAAGAAATTTCCGTTAACACCGATGGCATACATATTAATTTTGGTACATTGCTGTGTTCTTATGGTCGGGGCTAAATACACTTATGCTGAAGTGCCTTGGTTTGATTGGTTAGCAGAAGTCATGGGCAGTGATCGTAATAACTACGACAAAGTCGGTCATATTGCACAAGGCTTTATTCCGGTGATACTTGCTAGGGAAGTGATGTTAAGGAATCACGTTTTGCAGCCTGGCTATTGGTGTCAGTTCCTATCGGTATGCTTTGTGCTGGCATTTTCTGCTTTCTACGAATTGATCGAATGGTGGGTTGCGATAGGCACGGGTGAAGACGCTGAAGCATTTTTAGGTACCCAAGGCTATATTTGGGATACGCAGTCAGATATGTTTATGGCGCTCTTGGGTGGTATTAGTGCATTAGTATTGCTCACTAAGTGGCATAATAAGCAGTTAGCATCACTTAAAAGTATGTAA
- the katB gene encoding catalase KatB produces MNNTNYLTSQNGAPVADDQNSLSAGERGPLLLQDWHLIEKLAHFNRERIPERVVHAKGTGVYGTFTLSKDLSEYTLADHFNGVGKQTETFIRFSTVGGEMGSADAERDPRGFGLRFYTARGNHDIVGNNTPTFFLRDGIKFPDFIHTQKRNPHTNLKDPQAMWDFWSLNPEAMHQVTILMSDRGIPANYRQMHGYGSHTFSFWNTKGERYWVKFHFKSQQGAVNLTAEQADILKGVDPDSSQRDMVAAIADGNFPKWTVNVQIMPEADANDYAINPFDLTKVWPHADYPLIEIGELELNRMPENYFAEVEQVALAPSNLVPGVGASPDKMLQARLFSYADAQRYRIGTNYNQLPVNCPHAAKANHHQRAGAMAGTQCPYNGSQTGADSSANYGPSTAPAALIEPSQFVEPPLRLDGEADRYSRYDQDDYTQAGNLYRIFSEEEKQRLVETIAGTLSQASEDVQARMVEHFLKADSDYGQRIKTLLDA; encoded by the coding sequence ATGAATAACACCAATTACCTAACCAGCCAGAATGGTGCCCCAGTTGCTGATGACCAAAACTCATTATCTGCCGGTGAACGTGGTCCATTATTATTACAAGATTGGCATTTAATTGAAAAACTAGCTCATTTCAATCGTGAGCGAATCCCTGAGCGCGTTGTGCATGCAAAAGGCACCGGTGTATACGGTACATTCACTTTAAGTAAAGATCTAAGTGAATACACTTTGGCTGATCATTTCAATGGTGTTGGTAAGCAAACAGAAACCTTTATTCGCTTTTCTACTGTAGGTGGCGAGATGGGTAGTGCAGATGCTGAACGAGATCCTCGTGGTTTTGGATTACGTTTTTACACTGCTCGTGGTAACCATGACATTGTGGGTAACAACACTCCAACTTTCTTTTTAAGAGACGGTATTAAATTTCCTGATTTTATTCATACTCAAAAAAGAAACCCACACACTAATTTGAAAGATCCACAAGCAATGTGGGATTTCTGGTCATTAAACCCAGAAGCAATGCATCAAGTGACTATTTTAATGTCAGATCGCGGTATTCCAGCCAACTATCGTCAAATGCACGGTTACGGTTCACATACTTTCTCTTTCTGGAACACCAAGGGCGAACGTTACTGGGTTAAGTTTCATTTTAAATCGCAACAAGGCGCAGTTAACTTAACAGCTGAACAAGCTGATATTTTAAAAGGGGTTGATCCTGATTCATCACAACGAGATATGGTTGCGGCAATAGCTGATGGCAATTTCCCAAAGTGGACTGTTAATGTGCAAATCATGCCAGAAGCTGATGCAAACGATTATGCTATTAATCCGTTTGATTTAACTAAAGTTTGGCCACATGCAGATTATCCACTGATTGAAATCGGTGAGCTTGAGTTAAACCGTATGCCTGAAAACTATTTTGCAGAAGTAGAACAGGTTGCTTTAGCGCCAAGTAATTTGGTGCCTGGCGTCGGTGCTTCACCAGATAAGATGCTTCAAGCACGTTTGTTCTCTTATGCAGATGCGCAACGTTACCGTATCGGGACTAATTACAATCAATTACCTGTAAACTGTCCACATGCTGCTAAGGCAAATCATCATCAACGTGCAGGCGCTATGGCCGGTACACAATGCCCGTATAATGGCAGTCAAACAGGTGCTGATTCAAGCGCTAATTATGGTCCAAGTACCGCACCAGCTGCATTAATCGAACCAAGCCAGTTTGTAGAGCCGCCATTAAGACTGGATGGTGAAGCAGATCGATATAGCCGTTATGATCAAGATGATTATACTCAGGCTGGTAATTTGTATCGCATCTTTAGCGAAGAAGAAAAACAACGTTTGGTTGAAACGATTGCAGGTACACTTAGTCAAGCAAGCGAAGATGTGCAAGCTAGAATGGTTGAGCATTTCTTAAAAGCTGATAGCGATTATGGTCAACGCATCAAAACACTTTTGGACGCATAA
- a CDS encoding amino acid permease: MNLKMLGSIAIVAGTAIGGGMLALPLATAALGIMPAILLLVVIWGLSAYTSLLMLEINLRTGVGDNVHAITGKTLGKVGQLIQGGSFLSLLYALTMVYLMGGSSLLESRLEPLLDVDMNNQVSVLLFTLIFGGLIAVGVKWIDKVSRVLFTAMVILLVLVVVFLLPEVNLVASLTNFSANVAEGDKLDQLWLAAIPVVFTSFGFHVCIATIVRYLEGDAVSLRKILLIGSTIPLVCYILWLLVTLGTLGGETVHSFAGSLPVLVNALQGIAQSEIVSQFIDLFANLALVTSFLGVTMSLFDYVAELTRARDDAAGRTKTWLITFVPPVLCALYYPDGFFQVLGFAAIPLVVMIIFLPIAMALKLRKQQSDCYEVSGGKLALGIAGILGLLIVLAQLIVASS; encoded by the coding sequence TTGAACTTAAAAATGCTTGGCTCAATCGCCATTGTTGCAGGAACCGCAATTGGTGGAGGTATGTTAGCTTTACCTCTTGCAACTGCTGCGCTAGGTATTATGCCTGCAATACTTTTACTGGTAGTTATTTGGGGACTATCAGCTTATACATCATTACTGATGTTAGAAATTAATTTGCGTACTGGTGTGGGTGACAATGTCCACGCCATTACAGGAAAAACCTTGGGTAAGGTTGGGCAACTTATTCAAGGTGGTTCATTTTTAAGTTTGTTATATGCTCTGACAATGGTTTATCTGATGGGCGGCTCATCATTACTTGAGTCTCGATTAGAGCCATTGCTTGATGTTGATATGAATAACCAAGTGTCAGTATTACTATTCACCTTAATATTCGGTGGTTTGATCGCTGTTGGTGTTAAGTGGATTGATAAAGTTTCCCGCGTGTTGTTCACTGCTATGGTTATCTTGTTGGTTTTGGTGGTCGTTTTCTTATTGCCTGAAGTTAATCTTGTTGCCTCGTTAACTAACTTTTCTGCTAATGTTGCCGAAGGGGACAAGCTAGACCAACTCTGGTTAGCTGCGATTCCTGTGGTATTTACCTCATTTGGTTTTCACGTTTGTATCGCTACCATCGTGCGCTACTTAGAAGGCGATGCTGTTTCTCTTCGAAAAATTCTATTAATTGGTTCTACTATTCCGCTGGTTTGCTACATTCTTTGGCTGTTAGTGACATTAGGTACTTTAGGCGGCGAGACGGTACACAGTTTTGCGGGTTCGCTCCCTGTTTTAGTCAATGCATTACAAGGGATTGCGCAATCTGAAATCGTTAGCCAGTTCATTGATTTATTCGCCAACCTTGCTTTAGTGACCTCTTTCTTGGGTGTCACCATGAGTCTATTTGATTATGTTGCAGAGCTAACTAGAGCAAGAGATGATGCTGCGGGTCGAACTAAAACATGGTTAATTACCTTCGTACCACCAGTATTATGTGCATTGTATTATCCTGATGGTTTTTTCCAAGTATTAGGTTTTGCTGCAATACCTTTGGTAGTGATGATTATTTTCCTACCGATTGCGATGGCGTTAAAACTGCGTAAACAGCAATCTGATTGTTATGAAGTGAGTGGTGGAAAACTTGCTTTAGGTATTGCAGGCATATTAGGTTTACTGATTGTTTTGGCACAGCTAATAGTAGCTTCAAGCTAG
- a CDS encoding YgjV family protein, protein METATIWEWVGYLASVVVAISLMMSNIKKLRWWNLIGAALFVAYGLAIDALPVALVNFFIVLIDIYYLVKLYKEPEVKT, encoded by the coding sequence ATGGAAACTGCAACAATATGGGAATGGGTCGGTTATTTAGCGTCGGTTGTTGTCGCGATTTCATTGATGATGTCAAACATTAAAAAGTTACGCTGGTGGAATCTAATCGGTGCAGCACTTTTTGTGGCTTACGGTTTAGCGATTGATGCGTTACCGGTTGCGCTGGTTAACTTTTTTATTGTATTAATCGATATTTACTATTTAGTAAAACTTTATAAAGAGCCAGAAGTTAAGACATAG
- a CDS encoding PaaI family thioesterase: MSIWFREVTLEDCAKMDSGIHGKGTLMKTLGIKITEIGNDYMVATMPADPAVHNPLGIVHGGANVALAETVASYAANFVVDFNNFYCVGQEINANHLKASRNGELVATAKPVHIGKRSSVWEVLIKNSAGELCCISRMTAAVVARKTTAK, translated from the coding sequence ATGAGTATTTGGTTTAGAGAAGTGACTCTTGAAGATTGTGCCAAAATGGATTCTGGTATCCATGGAAAAGGGACGTTAATGAAAACCCTTGGGATAAAAATTACCGAAATCGGTAATGATTATATGGTCGCAACAATGCCAGCGGATCCTGCTGTTCATAACCCGTTGGGAATCGTTCATGGCGGCGCTAATGTTGCTCTTGCTGAAACTGTTGCCAGTTACGCTGCCAATTTTGTGGTTGATTTCAATAATTTTTACTGTGTTGGCCAAGAGATCAACGCCAATCATTTAAAGGCGTCACGTAATGGCGAATTAGTTGCAACGGCTAAACCGGTTCATATCGGTAAACGTAGCTCAGTTTGGGAAGTATTAATTAAAAATAGTGCTGGTGAACTTTGTTGTATCTCACGGATGACTGCTGCAGTGGTTGCACGAAAAACAACGGCTAAATAA
- the serA gene encoding phosphoglycerate dehydrogenase, translating into MAKHSLDKDKIKILLLEGVHQTAVDVLKRAGYTNIEYHKASLPEDELLRSIKDAHFVGLRSRTQLTAEVLNHAEKLVAVGCFCIGTNQVDIAAAEKLGVPVFNAPFSNTRSVAELVLGEIIMLMRGIPQRNAHAHRGGWLKSASGSYEVRGKTLGVIGYGHIGTQLGILAETLGMRVVFFDIEDKLPLGNASQIHSMETLLNEADVISLHVPETAQTKNMIGATEFAQMRAKSIFINASRGTVVDIDALSDALKSGHLAGAAIDVFPVEPKSNDDEFISPLRGQDNVIITPHIGGSTAEAQENIGIEVAGKLAKYSDNGSTVSAVNFPEVSLPQHKGTSRLLHVHHNRPGVLIKINQAFSEKGINIAAQYLQTTAEIGYVVMEVNSNQAEQALGELKAIEGTIRTRVLF; encoded by the coding sequence ATGGCGAAACACTCGCTTGACAAGGATAAGATAAAAATCCTGCTGTTGGAGGGCGTCCACCAAACTGCAGTCGATGTACTAAAGCGCGCCGGTTACACTAATATTGAATACCACAAAGCGTCTCTTCCTGAAGATGAATTGTTGCGTTCGATTAAAGATGCACACTTTGTTGGCTTACGCTCCCGCACTCAATTAACTGCTGAAGTGTTAAATCATGCTGAGAAATTAGTCGCTGTGGGTTGTTTCTGTATTGGTACAAACCAAGTCGATATTGCCGCCGCAGAGAAATTAGGTGTTCCCGTTTTCAACGCGCCATTTTCTAATACTCGAAGTGTTGCAGAGCTCGTGCTTGGTGAAATAATCATGCTGATGCGTGGTATTCCTCAACGTAATGCACACGCACATCGTGGTGGTTGGTTAAAAAGTGCCAGTGGCAGCTATGAAGTACGCGGTAAAACCTTAGGGGTAATTGGTTACGGCCATATTGGAACCCAATTAGGTATTTTGGCTGAAACCCTCGGCATGCGTGTTGTCTTTTTCGATATAGAAGACAAACTCCCATTAGGGAATGCCAGTCAAATTCACTCAATGGAAACCCTATTGAATGAAGCTGACGTCATCAGCTTACACGTGCCTGAAACAGCACAGACTAAGAATATGATTGGTGCGACTGAATTTGCACAGATGCGAGCTAAAAGCATCTTTATTAATGCATCTCGCGGAACCGTTGTTGATATTGATGCACTTTCTGATGCATTAAAATCAGGTCACCTTGCTGGCGCTGCAATTGATGTATTCCCAGTTGAGCCTAAGTCGAATGATGACGAATTTATTAGCCCGCTTCGAGGCCAAGACAACGTCATTATTACCCCGCATATTGGTGGTAGTACAGCTGAAGCTCAAGAGAATATCGGTATTGAAGTAGCAGGTAAACTTGCTAAATATTCTGATAATGGTTCAACGGTCTCAGCAGTAAACTTCCCTGAAGTCTCTTTACCTCAACATAAAGGCACTTCACGCTTATTGCATGTTCACCATAACCGTCCTGGTGTGTTGATCAAGATTAACCAAGCATTTTCAGAAAAAGGCATTAACATTGCAGCTCAATACCTGCAAACGACTGCTGAAATTGGTTACGTAGTCATGGAAGTTAATTCTAACCAAGCTGAACAGGCTTTGGGTGAATTAAAAGCTATTGAAGGTACCATTCGTACCCGTGTATTGTTTTAA
- a CDS encoding helix-turn-helix transcriptional regulator — protein sequence MNSNIDELVFLHQIAAPCHLAILAESIGLKTRTVKHASELEVEKNANCFYFIAQKGAALDSKGIPLLVSRLVNHVPVALYQVERGSLDQESALLLGVRGLLYADQRMDLMLTGLRKMVADELWYDRPLISKIFRRLVQKLDANTEIPPDTVAMLQMLTNRERTIIQLVSSGARNKEIAHRLCISEHTVKAHISSIFRKTQSRNRVELLRWAQTYHAHFEFA from the coding sequence ATGAATTCGAATATAGATGAATTAGTCTTCTTACATCAAATTGCAGCACCTTGCCATCTGGCCATTCTCGCAGAATCTATAGGCCTAAAAACCCGCACTGTTAAACATGCGAGTGAACTTGAAGTTGAGAAAAATGCTAACTGTTTCTATTTTATCGCGCAAAAGGGCGCCGCTTTAGACAGCAAAGGAATACCATTGCTTGTTTCTCGTTTAGTGAATCATGTGCCCGTTGCACTTTATCAAGTAGAGCGAGGTTCACTGGATCAAGAATCTGCACTTTTATTAGGTGTAAGGGGCTTACTCTATGCGGATCAGCGTATGGATTTAATGTTAACAGGTCTGCGTAAGATGGTTGCGGATGAGCTTTGGTATGACCGTCCATTGATCAGTAAAATATTCCGCCGTTTAGTGCAGAAGCTAGATGCAAACACTGAAATTCCACCAGATACCGTCGCGATGTTACAAATGCTGACGAATCGAGAAAGAACGATTATTCAGCTTGTTTCAAGCGGTGCTAGAAATAAAGAAATTGCTCATCGACTTTGTATTAGTGAACATACGGTAAAAGCGCATATCTCATCTATTTTCCGTAAAACACAATCACGAAATCGTGTGGAGTTATTACGTTGGGCGCAGACTTATCATGCTCACTTTGAGTTTGCATAA